Proteins encoded in a region of the Alphaproteobacteria bacterium genome:
- a CDS encoding ABC transporter substrate-binding protein has translation MATAEEVTIRGMSAFADGTTFTKNFERFVDKVNETGKGVVQIDYIGGGGKVMSPFEVGNAIQGGTVDIANVASAFYTTLLPEGDAIKLSEYTISEERENGAWAFMNQLHNEKMNAQHIARQKDCVPFHLYLGKNADPIGKPDLTGYKIRVTPIYRAFFAAMGAELLRTAPGEVYTALESGTVDGYGWPTQGVLDLGWHEVTGYRVDPPFYRASVEVIMNLEKWNSLNDEQKAVIMDAALWMESLCEEDMAVNDTELARQADVGIETITFSGDAGAQYLQMAKDEGWKAFIEANPENGPKLQELLTR, from the coding sequence ATGGCAACCGCCGAGGAAGTCACGATACGAGGCATGAGCGCCTTCGCCGACGGGACGACCTTCACCAAGAACTTCGAACGCTTCGTCGACAAGGTCAATGAGACCGGCAAGGGCGTCGTCCAAATCGACTATATCGGCGGCGGCGGCAAGGTCATGAGCCCGTTCGAAGTCGGCAACGCCATCCAGGGCGGCACGGTCGATATCGCCAATGTGGCGAGCGCGTTCTATACGACGCTGTTGCCCGAGGGCGACGCCATCAAGCTGTCCGAATACACGATTTCGGAAGAGCGCGAGAACGGTGCCTGGGCGTTCATGAATCAGCTCCACAACGAGAAGATGAATGCCCAGCACATCGCGCGCCAGAAGGACTGCGTGCCGTTCCACCTCTATCTCGGCAAGAATGCCGATCCGATCGGCAAGCCCGATTTGACCGGCTACAAGATCCGCGTGACCCCGATCTATCGCGCGTTCTTCGCGGCGATGGGGGCCGAATTGCTGCGCACGGCGCCGGGCGAGGTTTACACCGCCCTCGAAAGCGGCACTGTCGACGGCTATGGCTGGCCGACCCAGGGCGTGCTCGATCTCGGCTGGCACGAGGTCACCGGCTATCGCGTCGACCCGCCCTTCTATCGCGCATCGGTCGAGGTCATCATGAACCTGGAAAAGTGGAACAGCCTCAACGACGAGCAGAAGGCGGTGATCATGGATGCCGCGTTGTGGATGGAATCGCTGTGCGAAGAGGACATGGCGGTCAACGACACCGAGCTGGCGAGACAGGCCGATGTCGGGATCGAGACCATCACGTTTTCGGGCGATGCCGGCGCGCAATACCTGCAGATGGCCAAGGATGAAGGGTGGAAAGCCTTTATCGAGGCGAACCCGGAAAACGGTCCAAAGCTGCAAGAGCTGCTGACCCGATAG
- a CDS encoding indolepyruvate ferredoxin oxidoreductase subunit alpha, which yields MERSFAREVEMLKLGDGEVFEGEGILAITKALLQSGVSYVGGYQGAPVSHLIDVMADAREILDEYGIHFEACGSEAGAAAMCAASINYPMRGAVVWKSTVGTNVASDALSNLASAGVKGGTVIVLGEDYGEGSSIIQERSHAFAMKSQLWLLDPRPHHPKIVELVERAFELSEVSNTPVMMEFRIRACHVYGSFVCKDNRRPAVSRNDVLSAPDFDYDRICLPPATYSQEKHKVEQRYPAAVEFVRANRLNEVFPGDLDGVGIILQGGLYNSVIRALQQLDLADAFGAARVPILALNVTYPLVPDEIAAFCADKRTVLVVEEGQPAFLEEAINALLRRHEVAAKVVGKDVLPLAGEYTGEVLLRGLAAYLEGSVPAGIDLVPVAAAVDRVTEIKAKAAELLGTAVPKRPPAFCTGCPERPVFSALKLVERDLGKIHIAADIGCHTFSTLPPFNLGNSVLGYGLGLASAAAVAPAFDKRVVSIMGDGGFWHNGLTSGVASAVFNRTDGVLVIMNNGYSSATGQQYIPSSGKNFANQPTSQTIRGALRGVGVRWLKTVTTYRVGAMKRALKEAMTTAEKGLKVIIAESECQLARQRRLKPLIRKKLAAGARVVRTRFGVDEAICTGDHSCIRLSGCPSLTVKPNPDPLRRDPVAHVDNSCVGCGLCGEVADAAALCPSFYQAEIVQNPGARDLWLDRLHRRMIGWLQGEAPA from the coding sequence AGTACGGCATCCATTTCGAGGCCTGCGGCAGTGAGGCCGGCGCGGCAGCGATGTGCGCCGCGTCGATCAACTATCCCATGCGCGGCGCCGTGGTGTGGAAGTCGACGGTCGGCACCAACGTCGCCTCCGATGCGCTGTCGAACCTTGCCTCGGCGGGCGTGAAGGGCGGCACCGTCATCGTCCTCGGCGAGGATTACGGCGAAGGCTCGAGCATCATCCAGGAACGCAGTCACGCCTTCGCCATGAAATCGCAGCTGTGGCTCCTGGACCCGCGGCCGCACCATCCCAAGATCGTCGAGCTGGTGGAACGCGCTTTCGAATTGTCGGAGGTCAGCAACACGCCGGTGATGATGGAGTTCCGGATTCGCGCCTGCCACGTTTACGGAAGTTTCGTCTGCAAGGATAACCGCCGGCCGGCGGTGTCGCGGAACGATGTCCTGAGCGCGCCCGATTTCGATTACGACCGCATCTGCCTGCCGCCGGCGACCTACAGCCAGGAAAAGCATAAGGTCGAGCAGCGCTACCCGGCGGCGGTCGAGTTCGTCCGCGCCAACCGCCTCAACGAGGTATTCCCGGGCGATCTCGACGGGGTCGGGATCATACTTCAGGGCGGGCTCTACAATTCGGTCATCCGCGCCTTGCAGCAATTGGACCTGGCCGACGCGTTCGGCGCGGCCCGCGTGCCGATATTAGCGCTTAACGTCACCTACCCTTTGGTACCCGACGAAATTGCCGCATTCTGTGCCGACAAGAGAACCGTCCTGGTCGTCGAGGAAGGCCAGCCGGCCTTCCTCGAAGAGGCGATCAACGCGCTTCTCCGCCGCCACGAGGTGGCGGCCAAAGTGGTCGGCAAGGACGTCCTGCCGCTCGCCGGCGAGTATACGGGTGAGGTTCTGCTGCGCGGCCTGGCCGCCTACCTCGAAGGCAGCGTGCCGGCCGGAATCGACCTGGTGCCGGTCGCCGCCGCGGTCGACCGGGTCACCGAAATCAAGGCCAAGGCTGCGGAGCTGTTGGGCACGGCAGTGCCCAAGCGGCCCCCCGCATTCTGCACCGGCTGTCCCGAGCGGCCGGTGTTCAGCGCCCTCAAGCTGGTCGAACGCGATCTCGGCAAGATCCACATCGCCGCCGATATCGGCTGCCATACCTTCTCGACGCTGCCGCCCTTCAACCTTGGCAATTCCGTGCTCGGCTATGGCCTTGGCCTGGCCAGCGCCGCCGCGGTCGCGCCCGCGTTCGACAAACGCGTGGTCAGCATCATGGGCGACGGCGGCTTTTGGCATAACGGCCTGACCAGCGGCGTCGCCAGCGCCGTCTTCAACCGCACCGACGGCGTTCTGGTGATCATGAACAACGGCTACAGCTCGGCCACCGGTCAGCAATACATCCCGTCTTCGGGCAAGAACTTCGCCAACCAGCCGACCAGCCAGACCATCCGTGGCGCGCTCCGCGGCGTCGGCGTGCGCTGGCTCAAGACGGTCACCACCTATCGGGTCGGCGCCATGAAACGCGCGCTGAAGGAGGCGATGACGACGGCGGAAAAGGGACTCAAGGTCATCATCGCCGAGAGCGAATGCCAACTCGCCCGGCAACGCCGGCTGAAGCCGCTGATCCGCAAAAAACTCGCCGCCGGCGCACGCGTGGTGCGCACCCGTTTCGGCGTCGACGAGGCGATCTGCACCGGCGACCATTCTTGTATTCGCTTGTCCGGGTGCCCGTCGCTGACGGTCAAGCCCAACCCCGATCCGCTGCGCCGCGACCCGGTCGCCCATGTCGACAACAGCTGCGTCGGCTGTGGATTGTGCGGCGAAGTCGCCGATGCGGCCGCGCTGTGCCCGTCCTTCTACCAGGCCGAAATCGTGCAAAACCCGGGTGCCCGCGACCTGTGGCTGGATCGGCTCCATCGCCGCATGATCGGCTGGCTTCAGGGCGAAGCGCCGGCATGA
- a CDS encoding indolepyruvate oxidoreductase subunit beta family protein: MSGPLPHCILIAALGGEGGGVLTDWIVGAAEAEGFPVQSTSIPGVAQRTGATTYYIEIYPEPQDGSARRPVMALYPSPGHIDVMVASELLEAGRAIEAGFVSPDRTCLIASTHRIYSIAEKSAMGDGRFDTDRILAAADALARRPILGDLAAIAAAEGAAINAVILGVIAGSDTLPIPHDRYEAAIRNSGIAVEANLNGFRAGIARVAGSSPAPEQSPAPATITDREIPGDVAATCDGLPLEVREIAHQGVRRLLDYQDGDYARLYVERLQRVLIHDSPDTGYRLSRETARHLALWMSYEDVIRVAELKIRPERIEKMRQEVGAKPGEPVRITEFLKPSPEEVAAILPARLGRMVSDLTRRFGGHERWQRSMRIRTDRFGGFARLWLLSRMRRFRRTSLRFTEESAAIENWLDMVCAGAEFSSDLAVEIAECARLLKGYGDTYRRGRENYAAIVDTVIEPALAQAGGAPATAAVKQARDAALADPEGFELKAALSDANVHGVASINRDGSGHPAAPSHDQGGKAA; this comes from the coding sequence ATGAGCGGGCCGCTTCCCCATTGCATCCTGATTGCCGCCCTCGGCGGCGAAGGCGGCGGCGTCCTCACCGACTGGATCGTCGGCGCTGCCGAAGCGGAAGGATTTCCGGTCCAGAGCACGTCGATCCCGGGCGTCGCCCAGCGCACCGGTGCGACGACCTATTACATCGAGATCTATCCGGAGCCGCAGGATGGGTCGGCGCGCCGGCCGGTGATGGCGCTTTATCCGAGCCCCGGGCACATCGACGTCATGGTCGCCTCCGAACTTCTCGAGGCCGGACGGGCGATCGAGGCCGGTTTCGTGAGCCCCGACCGGACGTGCCTGATCGCCTCGACCCACCGTATCTATTCGATCGCGGAAAAGTCGGCGATGGGTGATGGCCGGTTCGACACCGACCGGATCTTGGCCGCCGCGGATGCCTTGGCGCGGCGCCCGATCCTCGGCGATTTGGCGGCGATCGCGGCGGCCGAGGGCGCGGCGATCAATGCGGTGATCCTCGGCGTCATCGCCGGCAGCGATACCCTGCCCATCCCACATGACCGCTACGAGGCGGCGATCCGGAACAGCGGGATTGCGGTCGAGGCCAATCTCAACGGCTTTCGCGCGGGGATAGCCCGGGTTGCCGGCAGCTCGCCTGCGCCCGAGCAATCGCCCGCGCCGGCAACGATAACCGACCGCGAGATCCCGGGAGACGTTGCAGCTACCTGCGACGGATTACCACTCGAGGTCAGAGAGATCGCGCACCAGGGTGTTCGGCGACTGCTCGACTACCAGGACGGGGACTACGCCAGGCTGTATGTCGAACGCCTGCAGCGCGTTCTCATTCATGATTCTCCCGACACCGGATATCGATTGAGCCGGGAGACCGCGCGGCACTTGGCGCTATGGATGAGCTACGAGGACGTCATCCGCGTCGCCGAGCTGAAGATCCGGCCCGAGCGCATCGAAAAGATGCGGCAAGAGGTCGGCGCGAAGCCGGGCGAGCCGGTGCGTATCACCGAATTTCTCAAACCGAGCCCGGAAGAGGTCGCGGCGATCCTTCCCGCCCGTCTCGGCCGCATGGTCAGCGATCTTACCCGGCGATTCGGCGGCCACGAACGGTGGCAGCGCTCGATGCGCATCCGCACCGACCGCTTCGGCGGGTTTGCCCGGCTGTGGCTGCTGTCCCGGATGCGCCGCTTTCGCCGGACGTCACTGCGCTTCACCGAAGAGAGCGCGGCGATCGAGAACTGGTTGGACATGGTCTGCGCCGGCGCCGAGTTCTCCTCCGACCTCGCCGTCGAAATCGCCGAATGCGCGCGCCTGCTGAAGGGCTACGGCGACACCTATCGGCGCGGCCGGGAGAACTACGCCGCCATCGTGGACACCGTCATCGAACCCGCGCTGGCGCAAGCCGGCGGCGCCCCGGCGACGGCCGCGGTCAAGCAAGCACGTGACGCCGCCCTCGCCGATCCCGAAGGCTTCGAATTGAAGGCGGCGCTTTCGGACGCTAATGTGCATGGAGTTGCGTCAATCAATAGAGACGGGTCCGGCCATCCGGCCGCGCCTAGTCACGACCAGGGAGGAAAAGCCGCATGA
- a CDS encoding TRAP transporter small permease, with amino-acid sequence MGNSVAAVYDRLLALCGLLAGSTLALLAFAITVDIVLRNAGILNFPWLLEVAEYVIYVATFLAAPWVLNRAAHVRVDVFVNVAPKPMATVMELAADLIGMATCATFAWYSLNATSISLGGSRLIYKELVIPEWPLLAVMPFAGVLLAIEFARRLRRTWIAGGDMKNRMTDGL; translated from the coding sequence ATGGGCAATAGCGTGGCCGCCGTCTACGATCGGTTATTGGCCCTTTGCGGCCTACTTGCCGGATCCACCCTGGCGCTTTTGGCGTTCGCGATCACCGTCGATATTGTCCTCCGCAATGCCGGCATCCTGAATTTCCCGTGGTTGCTGGAAGTGGCGGAATACGTCATTTACGTCGCCACGTTTCTGGCCGCGCCCTGGGTGCTGAACCGGGCCGCCCATGTGCGTGTCGATGTCTTCGTCAATGTCGCGCCCAAACCGATGGCGACGGTCATGGAATTGGCCGCCGACCTGATCGGAATGGCGACCTGCGCGACCTTCGCCTGGTACAGCCTGAACGCGACCTCGATCTCCCTCGGCGGCAGCCGGCTCATCTACAAGGAATTGGTCATCCCCGAATGGCCATTGTTGGCGGTCATGCCGTTCGCCGGAGTGTTGCTCGCGATCGAGTTCGCCCGCCGTCTGCGACGCACATGGATCGCCGGCGGCGACATGAAGAATCGCATGACCGACGGACTCTGA